The Tenebrio molitor chromosome 5, icTenMoli1.1, whole genome shotgun sequence genome has a segment encoding these proteins:
- the LOC138131888 gene encoding folate transporter 1-like, translating into MKWFKRIHLLYLFGFFSNFRPADPYLYEFFVERKKFPVEEVQQDILPVLSYSTAIHLVFVFFFCDLCGYKALIIMSAVATVVATSIRILTDSIFVMEISEVFRGTAAAAELAYYIYIYGYYDVMNYQRTTAYVRTAALVGKITSSALSQLIIFMEWLNYNELQILNLSANSLAGVFAVFLPTAGENAYYLSTSTNPPEKFSSKLKQKILAFKSTFIESFHQKHIIRWSIWCACSICSYVQVSTFVQPLWKVLETERYNGAAEASLGLVALLAVSLAGFKKIDWKLSTVVVMYSLSGLQYVVLLSSMALWNGYFVIFHYVDYVLFGAIYYFVITAISPEIAQLLHKNCFGLVFGFIYLLAAILNTIMVCVINDNAGFKLEPKQQFYVYFVVHLSIYVIFVVASAIKKKVDTVMTRH; encoded by the exons ATGAAGTGGTTCAAACGCATACATTTGCTTTATTTGTTCGGGTTCTTCTCAAATTTTCGACCAGCCGATCCTTATCTGTACGAGTTCTTCGTTGAACGGAAAAAATTTCCAGTCGAGGAAGTCCAACAAGATATCCTCCCAGTGCTGAGCTACAGTACTGCCATTCATCTAGTGTTTGTATTCTTCTTTTGCGATCTCTGCGGATACAAAGCCTTGATCATCATGTCCGCAGTAGCAACCGTAGTGGCAACAAGTATTAGAATCTTGACGGATTCGATTTTTGTAATGGAAATATCTGAG GTATTTAGAGGAACTGCAGCGGCTGCAGAACTTGCCTACTACATCTACATTTACGGCTATTATGACGTCATGAATTATCAACGCACGACAGCTTACGTCAGAACTGCAGCTTTGGTGGGCAAAATCACATCTTCTGCACTATCACAACTTATCATATTTATGGAGTGGCTGAACTATAATGAactccaaattttaaatttatcag CAAACTCACTAGCTGGAGTGTTTGCTGTTTTCTTACCAACAGCCGGAGAAAACGCTTATTATCTGTCCACTTCAACGAACCCCCCAGAAAAATTTTCGAGCAAGCTCAAGCAGAAGATTTTAGCTTTTAAGTCGACTTTCATCGAATCCTTCCACCAGAAACACATAATTCGTTGGTCCATTTGGTGCGCTTGCTCTATCTGCAGCTACGTTCAGGTCTCTACATTCGTACAACCATTGTGGAAAGTGTTGGAGACAGAAAGATACAACGGGGCTGCTGAAGCAAGCCTGGGGCTTGTAGCTCTCCTGGCTGTCTCGTTAGCtgggtttaaaaaaatcgactGGAAACTGAGCACTGTGGTAGTAATGTATAGTTTGTCAGGCTTGCAATACGTTGTCCTCTTGAGCAGTATGGCACTGTGGAACGGTTACTTCGTCATTTTTCATTACGTCGATTACGTTCTCTTTGGCGCAATATATTATTTTGTGATAACGGCGATAAGTCCAGAAATTGCGCAACTTTTGCACAAGAACTGTTTCGGTTTAGTTTTTGGTTTTATCTATTTGCTTGCGGCCATTTTAAATACGATAATGGTTTGCGTCATAAATGACAACGCAGGTTTCAAACTCGAACcgaaacaacaattttatgtCTATTTTGTCGTTCACTTATCAATCTACGTTATATTTGTCGTGGCATCCGCAATTAAGAAAAAGGTAGATACGGTAATGACACGACATTAA
- the LOC138131881 gene encoding vesicular glutamate transporter 2-like has translation MRKLQLFLSNSTEITSLEDFFLFSTSKMTEFMTCGGVLSFMVVLSFMVHHMLRVNISIAIVEMAVKNVSNSSENYGPRYNWSTIERNYILGSYFWGYIITQIPGGRLAERFGSKIVVGVGLLSASVLTLLIPAASNTHYYLVLLVRACIGLTMGVHWPSIPPMAVKWAPPNDISKFMSHMFASALGGAATVVLCGYLIVYLGWPSVFYVTGTLGILWTISWFYLVYDSPRQHPRISIVEKEKLENKIQNKIHLVKKQKTPWSKIFTSAPVWAIVVSNPCGTLAAFFVFHHLPTYLDQVLHFNIKQNGWLSSLPQIVRYFTTVLASYVVEKLLKQQKVSKITIRRFCSAASFWGQCLMLAIQVVWGENRTVSVVAFTICLAFAGFNIPGFYSNCVDISPAYSGTIFGISQVPLSVTGFLMAELISLIVDDPHSFEQWRYIFLTFIGFKLTASIIYLAFATSEEQSWNPKPEPAEMEGLKNSQTE, from the exons ATGCGAAAACTACAGTTGTTCTTGTCAAACTCTACCGAAATAACTTCACTGGAAGATTTCTTTCTCTTTTCCACTTCAAAGATGACAG AATTTATGACCTGCGGCGGAGTCTTGTCATTCATGGTTGTATTAAGCTTCATGGTCCATCACATGTTACGAGTTAACATATCAATTGCAATTGTCGAAATGGCAGTCAAAAATGTCTCTAACAGTTCTGAAAACTATGGACCGCGATATAATTGGTCTACAATTGAAAGGAACTACATTTTGGGTTCCTACTTTTGGGGCTACATTATTACCCAAATCCCCGGTGGTCGTCTTGCAGAAAGGTTTGGATCAAAAATCGTTGTGGGTGTTGGACTATTGTCAGCAAGTGTTCTGACATTGCTTATTCCTGCTGCTTCTAATACCCATTATTACCTCGTACTTTTGGTAAGAGCTTGTATCGGATTAACCATGGGAGTGCATTGGCCCTCCATACCACCGATGGCGGTAAAGTGGGCACCGCCCAACGACATATCAAAATTTATGTCCCACATGTTTGCAAGTGCTTTAGGAGGTGCAGCCACTGTGGTTCTTTGCGGATacttaatagtttatttaggATGGCCGAGTGTATTTTATGTGACTGGAACTCTGGGCATACTGTGGACAATATCATGGTTTTATTTAGTTTACGATAGTCCAAGACAACATCCAAGAATAAGCATAGTCGAAAAGGAAAAATTAGAGAATAAAATACAGAATAAGATTCATTTGGTAAAGAAACAGAAAACACCTTggtcaaaaatttttacttctgCACCAGTTTGGGCAATTGTTGTAAGTAACCCTTGTGGAACACTTGcagcattttttgtttttcaccaTTTACCCACGTACTTGGATCAAGTGCttcatttcaatattaaacaaaatgggTGGCTATCCAGCTTACCTCAGATAG TGAGATATTTCACTACAGTTCTGGCATCATATGTAGTTGAGAAACTATTAAAACAGCAGAAGGTCTCAAAAATTACGATCAGAAGATTTTGCAGCGCAGCATCATTTTGGGGGCAATGTTTGATGCTTGCAATTCAAGTGGTTTGGGGTGAAAACCGTACAGTGTCCGTTGTAGCATTTACCATCTGTTTAGCTTTCGCTGGTTTCAACATTCCAGGATTTTATTCGAACTGTGTAGACATATCTCCAGCCTACTCCGGCACTATTTTTGGTATTAGTCAAGTTCCTCTGAGTGTAACTGGCTTTCTAATGgcagaattaatttcattaatcgtGGACGATCCTCACTCTTTTGAACAGTGgcggtatatttttttgacttttataGGATTCAAGCTGACCGCTTCTATAATTTACCTTGCTTTTGCAACTTCAGAAGAACAGAGTTGGAATCCAAAACCGGAACCAGCTGAAATGGAAGGactaaaaaattcacaaaccGAATAA
- the LOC138131884 gene encoding sialin-like, with the protein MVILSFMIQYMLRVNISIAIVEMLSKNDSNSTKTHGPRYDWNENQKNDILGIFFWGYIITQIPAGRFSEIFGTKIVVGTGVLIASLLTVLVPMACNLHYYLIAVFRFCTGMSLGVLWPSIPPMATKWSSSTGTSMFMSHMFASALGAALTLPVCGYLIDNLGWPIVFYATGSIGLIWTTAWFYLIYDTPAQHPRINVEERENLERRNTFNMVKNYETPWKQILTSAPMWAYVGCNTSASIVTYFVLNHLPTYLDQILHFNIKQNGWLSSLPNIAKYIMAVVASYVAERLLKMKKVSKITIRKSCTTLMFGGTSPLLTGQAIWGDNRLVSILVFTSCLCLAGLGIPGYFSNSVDLSPSYSGTIVLAKLISLIVKDSRSFEQWGKVFWILASFQLFACIIYLTCASSNEQSWNPKRGGTDVEILKSDDKKEIDEMDNKEIQPIL; encoded by the exons ATGGTGATACTCAGCTTCATGATCCAATACATGTTGAGAGTTAACATCTCAATCGCAATTGTTGAAATGCTTTCTAAAAATGATTCCAATAGTACCAAGACACACGGACCACGGTACGACTGGAACGAAAACCAGAAGAACGACATTTTGGGAATTTTCTTTTGGGGCTATATCATAACACAAATTCCTGCCGGCCGATTTTCGGAAATATTCGGGACAAAAATTGTCGTAGGTACCGGAGTATTGATAGCAAGTCTTTTAACCGTGCTGGTTCCCATGGCATGTAATTTGCATTATTATCTAATTGCCGTGTTTCGATTTTGCACAGGCATGTCTTTAGGAGTACTGTGGCCATCAATACCACCGATGGCGACGAAGTGGTCGTCGTCTACAGGCACATCAATGTTCATGTCGCACATGTTTGCAAGTGCTTTGGGAGCAGCATTGACTTTACCAGTGTGCGGATATTTGATAGATAATCTAGGATGGCCGATTGTTTTTTATGCGACCGGTAGTATAGGACTAATCTGGACAACAGCATGGTTTTATCTAATTTATGACACTCCTGCACAACATCCGAGGATAAACGTTGAAGAAAGGGAAAATCTGGAAAGAAGAAATACGTTTAACATggttaaaaattatgaaacacCATGGAAGCAAATTTTAACTTCCGCGCCAATGTGGGCATATGTTGGATGTAATACTTCTGCATCAATCGTCACTTACTTTGTTTTAAACCATCTACCCACTTATCTAGACCAAATActtcattttaatattaaacaaaatggatGGCTCTCGTCCTTGCCAAACATAG CAAAATACATCATGGCCGTCGTTGCATCTTATGTAGCTGAGCGACTTCTGAAGATGAagaaagtttcaaaaattacaatcAGGAAAAGTTGCACTACGTTAATGTTCGGAGGAACATCACCACTCCTGACAGGTCAAGCTATTTGGGGTGACAATCGCCTCGTATCTATTTTAGTTTTCACAAGTTGTTTATGTCTGGCTGGTTTGGGAATTCCTggatatttttccaattccGTAGATCTCTCTCCTTCTTATTCTGGAACTATTGTTTTAGCAAAACTTATTTCACTGATTGTGAAGGACAGTCGATCTTTCGAGCAATGGGGCAaagttttttggattttggCCAGCTTCCAATTGTTTGCTTGTATAATTTATCTAACGTGTGCGTCTAGTAACGAGCAAAGTTGGAATCCAAAACGAGGAGGAACTGATGTGGAAATATTAAAATCGGATGATAAGAAGGAAATCGATGAAATGGATAATAAAGAAATTCAGCCTATACtgtaa
- the LOC138131878 gene encoding zinc finger protein 85-like isoform X5, translating into MIKMPNLEYSESIPKGFGKIHNYKKCSYLTKVPFYMVNHAKLHRLPLESSRCERKDLEKYHCKDCNFETDLFVILKQHFKEYHRKDIDCVQNESKNDTVVKSYICQMCSFETYSVLLWIKHLESSCFDTEDAVHWYNCDKCEFKTNRNGCLKQHCIKKHHLSAVQFYSCDKCKYKTKYKSYIKQHKAIHLSADAIKWYSCDKCEFKTKWNDTIKRHKKNHPSADTVQRFSCNKCEYKTKYNSSLKKHKAIHLSADVIKWYNCDKCEFKTKWDVALNRHKKIHLSAEAVHWYSCDKCEYKSKYNSNLKNHQATHLSADSIQWYNCDKCEFKTKQNRYLRGHKKTHLPADALKWYSCDTCKFKTKRTSHLKRHQKNHLSPDAVQWYNCDKCEFKTKWNHCLKRHKKIYHSADVVQ; encoded by the coding sequence atCAAAATGCCAAATTTGGAATATAGCGAGAGTATTCCGAAAGGTTTCGGAAAGATTCACAATTACAAGAAATGTTCTTACCTGACCAAAGTACCTTTCTACATGGTGAATCACGCGAAACTTCACCGGTTGCCACTCGAATCATCCAGATGCGAAAGAAAGGATTTGGAAAAGTATCACTGCAAGgactgcaattttgaaaccGATCTTTTTGTCATCTTAAAGCAACATTTCAAGGAATATCATAGAAAGGACATTGATTGTGTGCAAAATGAATCAAAAAATGATACTGTAGTGAAAAGCTACATTTGTCAAATGTGCTCGTTTGAAACATATTCGGTTTTACTGTGGATCAAACACTTGGAAAGTTCATGTTTTGATACAGAAGATGCCGTACACtggtataattgtgataaatgcgaatttaaaacgaatCGAAACGGCTGCCTAAAACAACATTGCATTAAGAAACATCATTTGTCAGCAGTCCAGTTttatagctgtgataaatgcaaatacaaaacgaaatataaGAGCTATATTAAACAACATAAAGcaattcatctctcagcagatgctaTTAAatggtatagctgtgataagTGCGAATTTAAGACGAAATGGAACGACACCATAAAACGGCATAAGAAAAATCATCCCTCAGCAGATACTGTGCAGCGGTTTAGCTGTAATAAATGTgaatacaaaacgaaatataaCAGCAGCCTTAAAAAACATAAGGcaattcatctctcagcagatgtTATCAAAtggtataattgtgataaatgcgaatttaaaaccAAATGGGACGTCGCCCTAAATCgacataagaaaattcatctctcagcagagGCTGTCCACtggtatagctgtgataaatgcgaatatAAATCGAAATATAACAGCAACCTTAAAAACCATCAGGCAACGCATCTCTCAGCAGATTCCATCCAGtggtataattgtgataagtgcgaatttaaaacgaaacaaaaccGCTACCTAAGAGGTCATAAGAAGACTCATCTGCCAGCAGATGCTCTTAAATGGTATAGTTGTGATACATGCAAATTTAAGACGAAACGAACCTCCCACTTAAAACGACATCAGAAAAATCATCTCTCACCAGATGCCGTCCAGTGGTATaactgtgataaatgcgaatttaaaacgaaatggAACCACTGCTTAAAACGACATAAGAAAATTTACCACTCAGCAGATGTTGTCCAATGA
- the LOC138131878 gene encoding zinc finger protein 90-like isoform X2, whose protein sequence is MIKMSNFEYSESIPKCGHGKIHNSKTCPYVTKSLFDMVNHAKRLRLPLESSRCETNDLEKYYCKDCNFETDLVVILKQHLKEYHRKDSNCVQDQPKSDTVVKSYICQKCPFETYSVLLWIKHLESSCFDIEDAIHWYDCDKCEIKTKRNGCLKQHKKHHLSAVAVQCYSCDKCKYKTKYNGNLKKHNAIHLSADAIQWYNCDKCEFKTKQNRYLTDHKKNHLSADAVKWYSCDKCEFKTKRNYDLKRHKLIHLSADAFKWYSCDKCEFKTKQNYALKRHKLVHLSADAVQWYSCDKCEFKTKTKTNLKKHQITHLSADTVSCDKCEYKTKANSYLKQHKKIHLSADAVKWYGCDKCEYKAKCRGSIKEHNVINHISADAIQWYSCDECKFKSRLKCHLKRHKTIVHPSVVQWYSCDKCDFKTKWNPNLKRHKRLVCQKPRKLPKTSLNKDSNKNCS, encoded by the coding sequence atcaaaatgtcaaattttgaatatagCGAGAGTATCCCGAAATGTGGCCACGGAAAGATTCACAATTCCAAGACATGTCCTTACGTGACCAAATCACTTTTCGACATGGTGAATCACGCGAAACGTCTCCGGTTGCCACTCGAATCATCCAGATGCGAAACAAACGATTTGGAAAAGTACTACTGCAAGgactgcaattttgaaaccGATCTTGTTGTAATCTTAAAGCAACATCTCAAAGAATATCATAGAAAGGATAGTAATTGTGTGCAAGATCAACCAAAAAGTGACACTGTAGTGAAAAGCtacatttgtcaaaagtgCCCGTTTGAAACATATTCTGTTTTACTGTGGATCAAACACTTGGAAAGTTCATGTTTTGATATAGAAGATGCAATCCACTGGTATgattgtgataaatgcgaaattaaaacgaaacgaAACGGTTGCCtaaaacaacataaaaaaCATCATCTGTCAGCAGTTGCTGTCCAGTGttatagctgtgataaatgcaaatacaaaacgaaatataaCGGCAACCTTAAAAAACATAACGCAATTCATCTGTCAGCAGATGCCATCCAGtggtataattgtgataagtgcgaatttaaaacgaaacaaaaccGCTACCTAACAGACCATAAGAAAAATCATCTGTCAGCAGATGCTGTTAAATGGTATAGTTGTGATAAGTGCGAATTTAAGACAAAACGAAATTACGACTTAAAACGACATAAGTtaattcatctctcagcagatgctTTTAAATGGTATAGTTGTGATAAGTGCGAATTTaagacaaaacaaaattacgcCTTAAAACGACATAAGTTAgttcatctctcagcagatgctgttcagtggtatagctgtgataagTGCGAATTTAAGACGAAGACAAAGACCAACCTAAAAAAACATCAGATAACTCATCTGTCAGCAGATACTGTTAGTTGTGATAAGTGCGAATATAAAACGAAAGCAAACAGCTATCTAAAACaacataagaaaattcatctctcagcagatgcggTCAAGTGGTATggctgtgataaatgcgaatacaAAGCGAAATGTAGGGGAAGCATTAAAGAACATAACGTAATTAACCATATCTCAGCAGATGCCATCCagtggtatagctgtgatgagtgcaaatttaaatcaagacTGAAGTGCCACTTAAAACGCCATAAGACAATTGTTCATCCCTCAGTTGTTCAATGGTATAGCTGTGACAAGTGCGATTTTAAGACGAAATGGAACCCCAACTTAAAACGACATAAACGTTTGGTTTGTCAAAAACCAAGAAAACTACCTAAAACATCGTTGAACAAAGATTCAAATAAGAACTGTTCGTAG